In Zingiber officinale cultivar Zhangliang chromosome 6A, Zo_v1.1, whole genome shotgun sequence, a single genomic region encodes these proteins:
- the LOC121998498 gene encoding uncharacterized protein LOC121998498 isoform X2 produces the protein MEERRWQEGRCLISSQSVTTGAKTSDSDALNQLKFSMKKHVKCHDSDSVRNTMLKHEEIFKEQVCELHRLYQVQKMLMVELVNKREELNSLPSEATEAVAETKTRIWSSASTSEITESSHVSNVNQPAACSTRTNLLSRELSFCSRNRSSSAHIVGFDFKQPVQENTCIGVRNAKQLQETWSDDGSELDLTLSIVCGPKSMEEQMVSPCLNADIGCSDPTTSDIRLRQIEQEKEEDCGDTSSEMNRKMLKSPPWILDAQNLNKR, from the exons ATGGAAGAGAGACGTTGGCAGGAAGGAAGATGTTTGATAAGCAGCCAAAGTG TGACTACAGGAGCGAAGACATCAGATTCAGATGCTCTGAACCAGCTCAAGTTTTCAATGAAGAAACATGTCAAATGCCATGACAGTGATTCAGTGAGGAATACAATGTTGAAGCATGAAGAAATCTTCAAGGAACAG GTTTGTGAACTCCATCGTCTGTATCAAGTCCAGAAGATGCTGATGGTTGAGCTGGTGAACAAGAGAGAAGAGCTCAATTCCTTGCCAAGTGAAGCTACAGAAGCAGTTGCAGAAACAAAGACTAGAATCTGGAGTAGTGCTTCAACCTCAGAGATCACTGAATCTTCTCATGTTAGTAATGTGAACCAACCTGCAGCTTGCAGCACAAGGACAAACCTCCTCTCAAGGGAGCTAAGTTTCTGCTCTCGCAACCGATCATCAAGCGCACATATAGTGGGATTTGACTTCAAACAACCAGTTCAAGAGAACACTTGCATAGGAGTAAGGAACGCCAAACAGCTACAAGAAACATGGTCTGATGATGGAAGTGAACTTGACCTGACACTTAGCATAGTATGTGGTCCTAAAAGCATGGAGGAACAAATGGTTTCACCGTGCCTGAATGCTGATATTGGCTGCTCGGATCCAACTACTAGTGATATTAGGTTGAGGCAGATTGAGCAGGAGAAAGAAGAGGATTGTGGTGATACCTCTTCTGAGATGAACAGGAAAATGTTGAAAAGTCCCCCTTGGATTCTGGATGCTCAAAATTTGAACAAGAGATGA
- the LOC121998496 gene encoding plasma membrane ATPase-like: MGEKGISLDEIKNETVDLEHIPVEEVFEQLKCSREGLSSEEGVKRLEIFGPNKLEEKKESKILKFLGFMWNPLSWVMEMAAIIAIALANGGGKPPDWEDFLGIVVLLVINSTISFVEENNAGNAAAALMAGLAPKTKVLRDGRWAEQDAAILVPGDIISIKLGDIVPADARLLEGDPLKIDQSALTGESLPVTKNPGDEVFSGSTCKQGEIEAVVIATGVHTFFGKAAHLVDSTNQVGHFQKVLTAIGNFCICSIAIGIFVELIVMYPIQHRKYRDGIDNLLVLLIGGIPIAMPTVLSVTMAIGSHKLSQQGAITKRMTAIEEMAGMDVLCSDKTGTLTLNKLSVDKNLIEVFARGVDRDQVVLMAARASRTENQDAIDAAMVGMLADPKEARAGIQEVHFLPFNPVDKRTALTYIDADGEWHRVSKGAPEQILSLCNSREEVKRRVHSIIDKFAERGLRSLAVARQKVPERTKESSGGPWEFVGLLPLFDPPRHDSAETIRRALNLGVNVKMITGDQLAIAKETGRRLGMGSNMYPSSSLLGQIKDESIAGLPVDELIEKADGFAGVFPEHKYEIVKRLQEKKHICGMTGDGVNDAPALKKADIGIAVADATDAARSASDIVLTEPGLSVIISAVLTSRAIFQRMKNYTIYAVSITIRIVLGFMLIALIWKFDFSPFMVLIIAILNDGTIMTISKDRVKPSPLPDSWKLREIFATGVVLGSYLALMTVIFFWAMRETNFFSDKFKVRSIRKSDHEMMAALYLQVSIVSQALIFVTRSRGWSFLERPGLLLVSAFVIAQLVATLIAVYANWSFAKIKGCGWGWAGVVWLYSLVFYIPLDLFKFFIRYILSGKAWDNLFKQKTAFTTKKNYGREEREAQWAVAQRTLHGLQTPDSTNLFSDRSSFLELSEIAEQAKRRAEIARIRELNTLKGHVESVVKLKGLDIDNIQQHYTV, from the exons ATGGGAGAGAAAGGCATCAGCTTGGACGAAATAAAGAACGAGACCGTCGATTTG GAACATATTCCGGTGGAGGAAGTCTTCGAGCAGCTCAAATGTTCCAGAGAAGGATTAAGCTCAGAGGAGGGAGTCAAAAGGCTCGAAATTTTTGGCCCGAACAAGCTCGAGGAGAAGAAG GAGAGCAAGATCCTCAAGTTTTTAGGGTTCATGTGGAACCCTCTGTCCTGGGTCATGGAAATGGCCGCCATAATAGCCATTGCCCTGGCCAACGGCGGCGGCAAGCCGCCGGACTGGGAAGACTTCCTTGGAATAGTCGTGCTGTTGGTCATTAACTCCACGATATCGTTCGTCGAGGAGAACAACGCCGGCAACGCGGCCGCCGCTCTCATGGCCGGCCTTGCCCCCAAAACAAAG GTGCTTCGAGACGGGCGGTGGGCCGAGCAGGACGCGGCGATTCTGGTCCCCGGTGACATCATCAGCATCAAGTTGGGCGATATCGTCCCGGCCGACGCGCGCCTCCTCGAGGGGGATCCCTTGAAGATCGACCAGTCTGCGCTCACCGGCGAGTCGCTCCCCGTGACGAAGAACCCCGGCGACGAGGTCTTCTCCGGATCCACCTGCAAGCAAGGCGAGATAGAGGCCGTCGTCATCGCCACCGGCGTGCACACCTTCTTCGGCAAAGCAGCGCACCTCGTCGACAGCACCAACCAGGTCGGCCACTTTCAGAAGGTGCTCACCGCCATCGGAAACTTCTGCATCTGCTCCATCGCGATAGGGATCTTCGTCGAGCTCATCGTTATGTACCCGATCCAGCACCGGAAGTACCGGGACGGGATCGACAACCTCTTGGTGCTCCTCATCGGAGGGATCCCGATAGCGATGCCGACGGTCCTGTCGGTGACGATGGCGATCGGGTCGCACAAGCTGTCTCAGCAGGGCGCGATCACGAAGAGAATGACGGCGATAGAGGAGATGGCCGGCATGGACGTGCTCTGCAGCGACAAGACCGGGACGCTGACGCTCAACAAACTGAGCGTCGACAAGAACTTGATTGAGGTCTTCGCGAGAGGGGTCGATCGGGATCAGGTCGTCCTAATGGCGGCCAGAGCTTCGAGGACCGAGAACCAGGACGCCATCGACGCCGCCATGGTCGGAATGCTTGCCGACCCAAAAGAG GCGAGGGCGGGCATACAAGAAGTCCACTTCTTGCCATTTAACCCAGTCGACAAGAGGACTGCGCTGACATACATCGATGCTGACGGCGAATGGCATCGCGTGAGCAAAGGAGCTCCGGAACAG ATTTTGAGCCTCTGCAACTCCAGAGAGGAGGTTAAGAGAAGAGTTCATTCTATCATCGACAAGTTTGCCGAGCGCGGGCTTCGGTCGCTGGCTGTGGCCCGACAG AAAGTACCAGAGAGGACGAAGGAGAGCTCAGGTGGGCCATGGGAGTTCGTCGGATTGTTGCCTCTCTTTGATCCCCCAAGGCATGACAGTGCAGAAACAATCCGCAGAGCTCTTAATCTTGGCGTGAACGTGAAGATGATTACTG GTGACCAGCTTGCAATAGCTAAAGAAACTGGTAGAAGGCTTGGAATGGGGTCAAACATGTATCCTTCCTCCTCGCTCCTTGGCCAAATTAAGGACGAATCAATCGCTGGACTTCCTGTGGATGAGCTGATTGAGAAGGCTGATGGTTTTGCTGGAGTTTTCCCTG AGCACAAGTATGAGATAGTGAAGAGGTTGCAGGAAAAGAAGCACATATGTGGTATGACAGGAGATGGTGTGAATGATGCACCGGCGTTGAAGAAAGCTGATATTGGCATTGCTGTTGCTGATGCCACAGATGCTGCAAGAAGTGCTTCTGATATTGTCCTCACTGAACCTGGTCTCAGTGTCATTATCAGTGCTGTACTTACAAGTAGAGCCATCTTCCAGAGAATGAAAAACTACACT ATATATGCTGTTTCTATTACAATCCGTATTGTG CTTGGTTTTATGCTTATTGCACTGATATGGAAATTTGACTTCTCACCTTTTATGGTTCTGATAATTGCCATACTTAATGATG GTACTATCATGACAATCTCCAAAGACCGGGTGAAACCATCTCCGTTGCCTGACAGTTGGAAGTTGAGGGAGATTTTTGCCACTGGTGTCGTTTTAGGATCTTATTTAGCTTTGATGACTGTCATCTTCTTCTGGGCTATGAGGGAGACAAACTTCTTCTCA GATAAATTCAAAGTTAGATCAATAAGGAAAAGTGACCATGAAATGATGGCTGCTCTGTACCTTCAAGTTAGTATTGTTAGCCAGGCTCTCATTTTTGTCACAAGATCACGCGGTTGGAGCTTTCTTGAACGCCCTGGACTTCTATTAGTCAGTGCCTTTGTTATTGCACAACTT GTTGCAACTCTTATTGCTGTCTATGCTAACTGGAGTTTTGCCAAAATCAAAGGCTGTGGCTGGGGATGGGCCGGAGTTGTGTGGCTGTATAGTCTAGTTTTCTACATCCCATTGGACCTTTTCAAGTTCTTCATTCGCTATATTCTAAGTGGAAAAGCGTGGGATAATCTCTTCAAGCAGAAG ACTGCCTTTACCACAAAGAAGAACTATGGAAGAGAGGAAAGGGAAGCTCAATGGGCTGTTGCACAGAGAACGCTTCATGGCCTCCAAACACCTGACTCCACCAATCTATTCTCTGACAGGAGCAGCTTCCTTGAGCTCTCTGAGATCGCCGAGCAGGCCAAGCGACGAGCTGAGATTGCTAG GATAAGAGAGCTGAACACTCTGAAGGGTCATGTGGAATCAGTTGTCAAGCTAAAGGGGCTCGACATCGACAACATCCAGCAGCATTATACAGTCTAG
- the LOC121998495 gene encoding pentatricopeptide repeat-containing protein At3g61360-like has product MSRKAPAFRLRFLRLLSSSSAAAAAAADTSIDDLAKLINSQPIAAIRHRIPPRFLASPLLDSLLLRLFAAHTASDKALRLFRLSLHHHADPPPSPSAFATALHIATRAHHFDAAFELTEDVARSHPALLTPKSLAVLLSRIAKFQSFDRTLDAFERVERAWVSAGLSFGVDEFNALLRAYCARGRISEARAIFRTLHQRFSPNSRTLNTILLGFKETWNLVALDTIYHEMILRGFEPDAVTYCIRMDAYCKRLQFLEALDLLDEMVKKNCSPTVQTITTLIHGAGLVKNPHRARKLFDEMGERGITPDRAAYNALVGAFVRAGDLKSALVIMDEMEEKAIGLDDFSYYTVFCGMKKHEDLEGFWKIYKRMVDNNYVPRVRTVMLLMKVFCQNGRAHLGLELWDYLLKKGCCPHKHALDLLVTGLCCRGKVAEAYRCFKQVIDRGRVPSERALRVLEDFLVQAEQADMLEELGQMTKGLQMPFSSSY; this is encoded by the coding sequence ATGAGCCGCAAAGCTCCTGCTTTCCGACTTCGCTTTCTACGTCTCCTTTCCTCGtcttccgccgccgccgccgccgccgccgacacTTCCATTGATGACCTCGCCAAGCTTATCAACAGCCAGCCCATCGCCGCTATCCGCCACCGCATCCCTCCTCGCTTCCTCGCCTCCCCTCTCCTCGACTCGCTTCTCCTTCGCCTATTCGCCGCCCACACCGCCTCCGACAAGGCCCTCCGCCTCTTCCGCCTTTCTCTCCACCACCATGCCGACCCTCCCCCCTCACCCTCCGCCTTCGCCACCGCGCTCCACATCGCCACCCGCGCGCACCACTTTGACGCGGCCTTTGAGCTCACCGAGGACGTCGCCAGATCCCACCCAGCCCTTCTCACGCCCAAATCCCTCGCAGTCCTCCTCTCCCGTATCGCAAAGTTCCAATCTTTTGATCGAACACTCGACGCATTCGAGCGCGTCGAGAGGGCGTGGGTGTCCGCCGGTCTATCCTTTGGCGTCGATGAGTTTAATGCGCTCTTGAGAGCCTACTGTGCTCGTGGGCGAATCTCTGAGGCCCGCGCTATCTTCCGGACGCTTCATCAGCGGTTCTCTCCTAACTCACGGACGCTCAATACTATCCTTTTGGGCTTCAAGGAAACGTGGAATCTCGTTGCTCTGGATACTATCTACCATGAGATGATCCTCCGCGGTTTCGAGCCGGATGCTGTAACTTATTGCATCCGAATGGACGCCTACTGCAAAAGGCTGCAGTTTTTGGAGGCCCTGGACCTTCTAGATGAGATGGTAAAGAAGAATTGCTCCCCAACTGTGCAAACCATCACAACTTTGATTCACGGTGCTGGTCTTGTGAAGAACCCTCACCGTGCACGCAAGTTGTTCGACGAAATGGGTGAAAGAGGTATAACTCCTGACAGAGCGGCTTATAATGCTCTAGTGGGCGCGTTTGTAAGGGCGGGTGATCTTAAGTCTGCTTTGGTGATCATGGATGAGATGGAGGAGAAAGCAATTGGGCTTGACGACTTCAGTTATTACACCGTGTTCTGTGGCATGAAGAAGCACGAGGATTTAGAAGGGTTTTGGAAGATATACAAGAGGATGGTTGACAATAACTATGTGCCAAGGGTACGCACAGTAATGCTGCTCATGAAGGTGTTCTGTCAAAATGGAAGGGCTCACTTAGGGTTGGAGTTGTGGGACTACCTTTTAAAGAAAGGATGTTGTCCTCATAAGCATGCATTAGATCTCTTGGTTACAGGACTTTGCTGCAGAGGGAAGGTGGCAGAGGCCTACAGGTGCTTCAAACAAGTAATTGATAGAGGGCGAGTGCCATCTGAGAGAGCCCTTCGGGTGTTGGAAGACTTTCTCGTACAAGCTGAACAGGCAGACATGCTAGAAGAGCTTGGCCAGATGACAAAGGGGTTGCAAATGCCATTTTCATCCTCATATTAA
- the LOC121998498 gene encoding uncharacterized protein LOC121998498 isoform X3, with protein sequence MTTGAKTSDSDALNQLKFSMKKHVKCHDSDSVRNTMLKHEEIFKEQVCELHRLYQVQKMLMVELVNKREELNSLPSEATEAVAETKTRIWSSASTSEITESSHVSNVNQPAACSTRTNLLSRELSFCSRNRSSSAHIVGFDFKQPVQENTCIGVRNAKQLQETWSDDGSELDLTLSIVCGPKSMEEQMVSPCLNADIGCSDPTTSDIRLRQIEQEKEEDCGDTSSEMNRKMLKSPPWILDAQNLNKR encoded by the exons A TGACTACAGGAGCGAAGACATCAGATTCAGATGCTCTGAACCAGCTCAAGTTTTCAATGAAGAAACATGTCAAATGCCATGACAGTGATTCAGTGAGGAATACAATGTTGAAGCATGAAGAAATCTTCAAGGAACAG GTTTGTGAACTCCATCGTCTGTATCAAGTCCAGAAGATGCTGATGGTTGAGCTGGTGAACAAGAGAGAAGAGCTCAATTCCTTGCCAAGTGAAGCTACAGAAGCAGTTGCAGAAACAAAGACTAGAATCTGGAGTAGTGCTTCAACCTCAGAGATCACTGAATCTTCTCATGTTAGTAATGTGAACCAACCTGCAGCTTGCAGCACAAGGACAAACCTCCTCTCAAGGGAGCTAAGTTTCTGCTCTCGCAACCGATCATCAAGCGCACATATAGTGGGATTTGACTTCAAACAACCAGTTCAAGAGAACACTTGCATAGGAGTAAGGAACGCCAAACAGCTACAAGAAACATGGTCTGATGATGGAAGTGAACTTGACCTGACACTTAGCATAGTATGTGGTCCTAAAAGCATGGAGGAACAAATGGTTTCACCGTGCCTGAATGCTGATATTGGCTGCTCGGATCCAACTACTAGTGATATTAGGTTGAGGCAGATTGAGCAGGAGAAAGAAGAGGATTGTGGTGATACCTCTTCTGAGATGAACAGGAAAATGTTGAAAAGTCCCCCTTGGATTCTGGATGCTCAAAATTTGAACAAGAGATGA
- the LOC121998498 gene encoding uncharacterized protein LOC121998498 isoform X1 gives MEERRWQEGRCLISSQSGEFAVTTGAKTSDSDALNQLKFSMKKHVKCHDSDSVRNTMLKHEEIFKEQVCELHRLYQVQKMLMVELVNKREELNSLPSEATEAVAETKTRIWSSASTSEITESSHVSNVNQPAACSTRTNLLSRELSFCSRNRSSSAHIVGFDFKQPVQENTCIGVRNAKQLQETWSDDGSELDLTLSIVCGPKSMEEQMVSPCLNADIGCSDPTTSDIRLRQIEQEKEEDCGDTSSEMNRKMLKSPPWILDAQNLNKR, from the exons ATGGAAGAGAGACGTTGGCAGGAAGGAAGATGTTTGATAAGCAGCCAAAGTGGTGAGTTTGCAG TGACTACAGGAGCGAAGACATCAGATTCAGATGCTCTGAACCAGCTCAAGTTTTCAATGAAGAAACATGTCAAATGCCATGACAGTGATTCAGTGAGGAATACAATGTTGAAGCATGAAGAAATCTTCAAGGAACAG GTTTGTGAACTCCATCGTCTGTATCAAGTCCAGAAGATGCTGATGGTTGAGCTGGTGAACAAGAGAGAAGAGCTCAATTCCTTGCCAAGTGAAGCTACAGAAGCAGTTGCAGAAACAAAGACTAGAATCTGGAGTAGTGCTTCAACCTCAGAGATCACTGAATCTTCTCATGTTAGTAATGTGAACCAACCTGCAGCTTGCAGCACAAGGACAAACCTCCTCTCAAGGGAGCTAAGTTTCTGCTCTCGCAACCGATCATCAAGCGCACATATAGTGGGATTTGACTTCAAACAACCAGTTCAAGAGAACACTTGCATAGGAGTAAGGAACGCCAAACAGCTACAAGAAACATGGTCTGATGATGGAAGTGAACTTGACCTGACACTTAGCATAGTATGTGGTCCTAAAAGCATGGAGGAACAAATGGTTTCACCGTGCCTGAATGCTGATATTGGCTGCTCGGATCCAACTACTAGTGATATTAGGTTGAGGCAGATTGAGCAGGAGAAAGAAGAGGATTGTGGTGATACCTCTTCTGAGATGAACAGGAAAATGTTGAAAAGTCCCCCTTGGATTCTGGATGCTCAAAATTTGAACAAGAGATGA